The following coding sequences are from one Eptesicus fuscus isolate TK198812 chromosome 7, DD_ASM_mEF_20220401, whole genome shotgun sequence window:
- the NR2C1 gene encoding nuclear receptor subfamily 2 group C member 1 isoform X1 yields the protein MATIEEIAHQIIEQQMGEVVTEQQTGQKIQIVTALDHNTQGKQFILTNHDVSTPSKVILARQDSTPGKVFLTTPDAAGVNQLFFTTPDLSAQHLQFLTDNSSSDQGPNKIIDLCVVCGDKASGRHYGAVTCEGCKGFFKRSIRKNLVYSCRGSKDCIINKHHRNRCQYCRLQRCIAFGMKQDSVQCERKPIEVSREKSSNCAASTEKIYIRKDLRSPLAATPTFVTDSETARSAGLLDSGMFVNIHPSGIKTESSMLMTPDKADSCQGDLSTLASVVTSLANLGKTKDLFQNSNKMSVTEGLSNGDTSLCEFNQEIHTNGDVSRAFDTLAKALNPGESTACQSSVEGMEGNVHLIAGDSSINYIEKEGPLLSDSHVAFRLTMPSPMPEYLNVHYIGESASRLLFLSMHWALSIPSFQALGQENSISLVKAYWNELFTLGLAQCWQVMNVATILATFVNCLHSSLQQDKMSTERRKLLMEHIFKLQEFCNSMVKLCVDGYEYAYLKAIVLFSPDHPGLENMEQIEKFQEKAYVEFQDYITRTYPDDTYRLSRLLLRLPALRLMNATITEELFFKGLIGNVRIDSVIPHILKMEPADYNSQIIGHSI from the exons ATGGCAACCATAGAAGAAATTGCGCATCAAATTATTGAACAACAGATGGGAGAG GTTGTTACAGAGCAGCAAACTGGCCAAAAAATCCAGATTGTGACAGCACTTGATCATAACACACAAGGCAAGCAGTTCATTCTGACAAATCACGATGTCTCTACTCCAAGCAAAGTCATTCTGGCCAGACAAGATTCCACACCTGGGAAAGTTTTTCTCACAACTCCTGATGCAGCAGGTGTCAACCAGTTATTTTTTACAACTCCTGATCTGTCTGCACAACACCTCCAG TTCTTAACAGATAATTCTTCTTCAGACCAAGGACCAAATAAGATTATTGATCTTTGCGTAGTATGTGGAGACAAAGCATCag GGCGTCATTATGGAGCAGTAACTTGTGAAGGCtgcaaaggattttttaaaagaagtatccGAAAAAATTTAGTTTACTCATGTCGAGGATCTAAGGACTGTATTATCAATAAACACCATCGAAACCGCTGTCAATATTGCAGGTTACAGAGATGTATTGCGTTTGGAATGAAACAAGACT CTGTTCAGTGTGAAAGAAAACCTATTGAAGTATCAAGAGAAAAATCTTCCAACTGTGCCGCTTCAACAGAAAAAATCTACATTCGAAAAGACCTTCGAAGCCCATTAGCTGCAACTCCAACTTTTGTAACAGATAGTGAAACTGCAAG GTCAGCAGGACTGTTAGATTCAGGAATGTTTGTGAATATTCATCCGTCTGGAATAAAAACTGAGTCCTCTATGCTGATGACACCAGATAAG gctgattCATGTCAGGGAGATTTAAGTACATTGGCCAGTGTGGTTACATCTTTAGCAAATCTTGGAAAAACTAAAGATCTTtttcaaaatagtaataaaatgtcTGTGACTGAAGGATTAAGTAATGGTGATACCTCTTTGTGTGAATTTAATCAAGAAATTCATACCAACGGTGATGTTTCAAG GGCATTTGACACTCTTGCAAAAGCATTGAATCCCGGAGAGAGCACAGCCTGTCAGAGCTCAGTAGAGGGCATGGAAGGAAACGTACACCTAATTGCTGGAGACTCAAGCATAAATTACATCGAAAAAGAGGGGCCACTTCTCAGCGATTCACATGTAGCTTTCAGG CTCACCATGCCTTCTCCTATGCCTGAGTACCTGAATGTGCACTACATCGGGGAGTCTGCCTCCAGACTGCTGTTCTTATCGATGCACTGGGCACtttctattccttccttccaGGCTTTGGG gCAGGAAAACAGCATATCATTGGTGAAAGCTTATTGGAATGAACTTTTTACTCTTGGTCTTGCCCAGTGCTGGCAAGTAATGAATGTGGCAACTATATTAGCAACATTTGTCAATTGCCTTCACAGTAGCCTTCAACAAG ataaaatgtcaacagaaagaagaaaattattgatGGAGCACATCTTCAAACTTCAAGagttttgcaacagcatggttaAACTCTGCGTTGATGGCTATGAATATGCCTACCTAAAAGCAATAGTACTCTTCAGTCCAG ACCATCCAGGCCtagaaaacatggaacagattgagaAATTTCAGGAAAAGGCTTATGTGGAATTTCAAGATTATATAACCAGAACATATCCAGATGACACCTACAG gTTGTCCAGACTACTACTTAGATTGCCAGCTTTGAGGTTGATGAATGCTACCATCACTGAAGAATTGTTTTTCAAAGGTCTCATTGGCAATGTACGAATTGACAGTGTTAtcccacatattttaaaaatggaacctgCAGATTATAACTCACAAATAATTGGTCACAGCATATGA
- the NR2C1 gene encoding nuclear receptor subfamily 2 group C member 1 isoform X2 — MATIEEIAHQIIEQQMGEVVTEQQTGQKIQIVTALDHNTQGKQFILTNHDVSTPSKVILARQDSTPGKVFLTTPDAAGVNQLFFTTPDLSAQHLQFLTDNSSSDQGPNKIIDLCVVCGDKASGRHYGAVTCEGCKGFFKRSIRKNLVYSCRGSKDCIINKHHRNRCQYCRLQRCIAFGMKQDSVQCERKPIEVSREKSSNCAASTEKIYIRKDLRSPLAATPTFVTDSETARSAGLLDSGMFVNIHPSGIKTESSMLMTPDKADSCQGDLSTLASVVTSLANLGKTKDLFQNSNKMSVTEGLSNGDTSLCEFNQEIHTNGDVSRAFDTLAKALNPGESTACQSSVEGMEGNVHLIAGDSSINYIEKEGPLLSDSHVAFRLTMPSPMPEYLNVHYIGESASRLLFLSMHWALSIPSFQALGQENSISLVKAYWNELFTLGLAQCWQVMNVATILATFVNCLHSSLQQDKMSTERRKLLMEHIFKLQEFCNSMVKLCVDGYEYAYLKAIVLFSPDHPGLENMEQIEKFQEKAYVEFQDYITRTYPDDTYRLSRLLLRLPALRLMNATITEELFFKGLIGNGK, encoded by the exons ATGGCAACCATAGAAGAAATTGCGCATCAAATTATTGAACAACAGATGGGAGAG GTTGTTACAGAGCAGCAAACTGGCCAAAAAATCCAGATTGTGACAGCACTTGATCATAACACACAAGGCAAGCAGTTCATTCTGACAAATCACGATGTCTCTACTCCAAGCAAAGTCATTCTGGCCAGACAAGATTCCACACCTGGGAAAGTTTTTCTCACAACTCCTGATGCAGCAGGTGTCAACCAGTTATTTTTTACAACTCCTGATCTGTCTGCACAACACCTCCAG TTCTTAACAGATAATTCTTCTTCAGACCAAGGACCAAATAAGATTATTGATCTTTGCGTAGTATGTGGAGACAAAGCATCag GGCGTCATTATGGAGCAGTAACTTGTGAAGGCtgcaaaggattttttaaaagaagtatccGAAAAAATTTAGTTTACTCATGTCGAGGATCTAAGGACTGTATTATCAATAAACACCATCGAAACCGCTGTCAATATTGCAGGTTACAGAGATGTATTGCGTTTGGAATGAAACAAGACT CTGTTCAGTGTGAAAGAAAACCTATTGAAGTATCAAGAGAAAAATCTTCCAACTGTGCCGCTTCAACAGAAAAAATCTACATTCGAAAAGACCTTCGAAGCCCATTAGCTGCAACTCCAACTTTTGTAACAGATAGTGAAACTGCAAG GTCAGCAGGACTGTTAGATTCAGGAATGTTTGTGAATATTCATCCGTCTGGAATAAAAACTGAGTCCTCTATGCTGATGACACCAGATAAG gctgattCATGTCAGGGAGATTTAAGTACATTGGCCAGTGTGGTTACATCTTTAGCAAATCTTGGAAAAACTAAAGATCTTtttcaaaatagtaataaaatgtcTGTGACTGAAGGATTAAGTAATGGTGATACCTCTTTGTGTGAATTTAATCAAGAAATTCATACCAACGGTGATGTTTCAAG GGCATTTGACACTCTTGCAAAAGCATTGAATCCCGGAGAGAGCACAGCCTGTCAGAGCTCAGTAGAGGGCATGGAAGGAAACGTACACCTAATTGCTGGAGACTCAAGCATAAATTACATCGAAAAAGAGGGGCCACTTCTCAGCGATTCACATGTAGCTTTCAGG CTCACCATGCCTTCTCCTATGCCTGAGTACCTGAATGTGCACTACATCGGGGAGTCTGCCTCCAGACTGCTGTTCTTATCGATGCACTGGGCACtttctattccttccttccaGGCTTTGGG gCAGGAAAACAGCATATCATTGGTGAAAGCTTATTGGAATGAACTTTTTACTCTTGGTCTTGCCCAGTGCTGGCAAGTAATGAATGTGGCAACTATATTAGCAACATTTGTCAATTGCCTTCACAGTAGCCTTCAACAAG ataaaatgtcaacagaaagaagaaaattattgatGGAGCACATCTTCAAACTTCAAGagttttgcaacagcatggttaAACTCTGCGTTGATGGCTATGAATATGCCTACCTAAAAGCAATAGTACTCTTCAGTCCAG ACCATCCAGGCCtagaaaacatggaacagattgagaAATTTCAGGAAAAGGCTTATGTGGAATTTCAAGATTATATAACCAGAACATATCCAGATGACACCTACAG gTTGTCCAGACTACTACTTAGATTGCCAGCTTTGAGGTTGATGAATGCTACCATCACTGAAGAATTGTTTTTCAAAGGTCTCATTGGCAAT
- the NR2C1 gene encoding nuclear receptor subfamily 2 group C member 1 isoform X3, whose product MATIEEIAHQIIEQQMGEVVTEQQTGQKIQIVTALDHNTQGKQFILTNHDVSTPSKVILARQDSTPGKVFLTTPDAAGVNQLFFTTPDLSAQHLQFLTDNSSSDQGPNKIIDLCVVCGDKASGRHYGAVTCEGCKGFFKRSIRKNLVYSCRGSKDCIINKHHRNRCQYCRLQRCIAFGMKQDSVQCERKPIEVSREKSSNCAASTEKIYIRKDLRSPLAATPTFVTDSETARSAGLLDSGMFVNIHPSGIKTESSMLMTPDKADSCQGDLSTLASVVTSLANLGKTKDLFQNSNKMSVTEGLSNGDTSLCEFNQEIHTNGDVSRAFDTLAKALNPGESTACQSSVEGMEGNVHLIAGDSSINYIEKEGPLLSDSHVAFRLTMPSPMPEYLNVHYIGESASRLLFLSMHWALSIPSFQALGQENSISLVKAYWNELFTLGLAQCWQVMNVATILATFVNCLHSSLQQDKMSTERRKLLMEHIFKLQEFCNSMVKLCVDGYEYAYLKAIVLFSPDHPGLENMEQIEKFQEKAYVEFQDYITRTYPDDTYRLSRLLLRLPALRLMNATITEELFFKGLIGNET is encoded by the exons ATGGCAACCATAGAAGAAATTGCGCATCAAATTATTGAACAACAGATGGGAGAG GTTGTTACAGAGCAGCAAACTGGCCAAAAAATCCAGATTGTGACAGCACTTGATCATAACACACAAGGCAAGCAGTTCATTCTGACAAATCACGATGTCTCTACTCCAAGCAAAGTCATTCTGGCCAGACAAGATTCCACACCTGGGAAAGTTTTTCTCACAACTCCTGATGCAGCAGGTGTCAACCAGTTATTTTTTACAACTCCTGATCTGTCTGCACAACACCTCCAG TTCTTAACAGATAATTCTTCTTCAGACCAAGGACCAAATAAGATTATTGATCTTTGCGTAGTATGTGGAGACAAAGCATCag GGCGTCATTATGGAGCAGTAACTTGTGAAGGCtgcaaaggattttttaaaagaagtatccGAAAAAATTTAGTTTACTCATGTCGAGGATCTAAGGACTGTATTATCAATAAACACCATCGAAACCGCTGTCAATATTGCAGGTTACAGAGATGTATTGCGTTTGGAATGAAACAAGACT CTGTTCAGTGTGAAAGAAAACCTATTGAAGTATCAAGAGAAAAATCTTCCAACTGTGCCGCTTCAACAGAAAAAATCTACATTCGAAAAGACCTTCGAAGCCCATTAGCTGCAACTCCAACTTTTGTAACAGATAGTGAAACTGCAAG GTCAGCAGGACTGTTAGATTCAGGAATGTTTGTGAATATTCATCCGTCTGGAATAAAAACTGAGTCCTCTATGCTGATGACACCAGATAAG gctgattCATGTCAGGGAGATTTAAGTACATTGGCCAGTGTGGTTACATCTTTAGCAAATCTTGGAAAAACTAAAGATCTTtttcaaaatagtaataaaatgtcTGTGACTGAAGGATTAAGTAATGGTGATACCTCTTTGTGTGAATTTAATCAAGAAATTCATACCAACGGTGATGTTTCAAG GGCATTTGACACTCTTGCAAAAGCATTGAATCCCGGAGAGAGCACAGCCTGTCAGAGCTCAGTAGAGGGCATGGAAGGAAACGTACACCTAATTGCTGGAGACTCAAGCATAAATTACATCGAAAAAGAGGGGCCACTTCTCAGCGATTCACATGTAGCTTTCAGG CTCACCATGCCTTCTCCTATGCCTGAGTACCTGAATGTGCACTACATCGGGGAGTCTGCCTCCAGACTGCTGTTCTTATCGATGCACTGGGCACtttctattccttccttccaGGCTTTGGG gCAGGAAAACAGCATATCATTGGTGAAAGCTTATTGGAATGAACTTTTTACTCTTGGTCTTGCCCAGTGCTGGCAAGTAATGAATGTGGCAACTATATTAGCAACATTTGTCAATTGCCTTCACAGTAGCCTTCAACAAG ataaaatgtcaacagaaagaagaaaattattgatGGAGCACATCTTCAAACTTCAAGagttttgcaacagcatggttaAACTCTGCGTTGATGGCTATGAATATGCCTACCTAAAAGCAATAGTACTCTTCAGTCCAG ACCATCCAGGCCtagaaaacatggaacagattgagaAATTTCAGGAAAAGGCTTATGTGGAATTTCAAGATTATATAACCAGAACATATCCAGATGACACCTACAG gTTGTCCAGACTACTACTTAGATTGCCAGCTTTGAGGTTGATGAATGCTACCATCACTGAAGAATTGTTTTTCAAAGGTCTCATTGGCAAT